A region of Nostoc sp. 'Peltigera membranacea cyanobiont' N6 DNA encodes the following proteins:
- a CDS encoding proline--tRNA ligase: MRLSQMLFVTLRDDPADAEIPSHKLLLRAGYIRRIGSGLYAYLPLMWRVLQKVSQIVREEMNATGAQECLLPQLQPAELWKESGRWDTYTKAEGIMFSLIDRREQQLGLGPTHEEVITAIARDMIRSYRQLPLHLYQIQTKFRDEIRPRFGLMRGREFIMKDGYSFHTDEASLKETYQDMYKAYSNILRRSGLAFRAVEADSGAIGGSGSTEFMILAEAGEDEVLYTEDGKYAANVEKAVSLPIDAETSRFTTYEKRDTPGTETIEKVCQLLNCSSTQLVKNVLYQTVYDNGTTVLVLVSIRGDREVNEVKLQNELTKLASEYGAKTIISLNVPNVEAQQAWRAKSLPLGYIAPDIGDEYITANKQIHPKFLRLVDRTAVDLKNFVTGANEAGYHVVGANWGEQFKSPERIVDIRKARPGDRAIHNPEQTLQSARGIEAGHIFQLGTKYSQAMGATYTNEQGEEKPLFMGCFGVGVSRLAQAAVEQSYDKDGIIWPVAIAPYHAIVTIPNIKDAQQVEIAQKLYTQLNQAGIETLLDDRDERAGVKFKDADLIGIPYRIVTGRAIANGKVEVVERATRKSQEIVIDEVTATLKQWITEAIKGKD; encoded by the coding sequence ATGCGACTGTCACAAATGTTATTCGTTACACTCCGGGACGATCCAGCTGATGCTGAGATTCCCAGCCATAAATTATTACTCCGTGCAGGCTACATTCGTCGCATCGGTAGTGGTCTTTATGCTTATTTGCCGCTAATGTGGCGGGTACTGCAAAAAGTTTCCCAAATTGTGCGGGAAGAAATGAACGCTACAGGCGCACAAGAATGTCTTCTACCGCAATTACAACCTGCGGAATTATGGAAGGAATCGGGACGCTGGGACACTTACACCAAAGCTGAAGGGATTATGTTTTCCCTAATTGACCGCCGCGAGCAACAATTAGGATTAGGCCCAACTCATGAGGAAGTAATCACAGCGATCGCTCGTGATATGATTCGCTCTTATCGGCAGTTACCGCTACATCTCTACCAAATTCAAACTAAGTTCCGCGATGAAATTCGCCCCCGCTTTGGTTTGATGCGCGGACGAGAATTTATCATGAAGGACGGCTATTCCTTTCATACCGATGAAGCCAGCCTCAAAGAAACTTACCAGGATATGTATAAAGCCTACAGCAATATCCTACGGCGTTCTGGTTTAGCTTTTCGGGCAGTGGAAGCTGATTCTGGTGCAATTGGTGGTTCAGGTTCCACAGAATTTATGATTTTGGCGGAAGCTGGTGAAGATGAAGTTCTCTACACTGAGGATGGTAAATACGCCGCTAACGTAGAAAAGGCCGTTTCTTTACCAATTGACGCGGAAACTTCACGGTTTACAACCTACGAAAAACGGGATACACCTGGAACAGAAACCATTGAAAAGGTCTGTCAACTTCTCAACTGTTCTTCAACTCAATTGGTGAAAAATGTCCTTTATCAGACAGTTTATGATAATGGTACAACGGTGTTAGTTTTGGTAAGCATTCGAGGCGATCGGGAAGTTAATGAAGTCAAGTTGCAAAATGAATTGACTAAATTAGCTTCTGAGTATGGCGCTAAAACTATTATTAGTTTGAATGTACCAAATGTAGAAGCCCAACAAGCATGGAGAGCGAAATCTCTACCTTTAGGCTACATTGCGCCAGATATTGGAGATGAGTATATTACCGCTAATAAACAGATTCATCCCAAGTTTTTGCGCTTGGTGGATCGAACAGCCGTTGATTTAAAAAACTTTGTTACAGGCGCGAATGAAGCTGGTTATCACGTAGTTGGTGCTAATTGGGGCGAGCAATTTAAGTCACCAGAACGAATAGTAGATATTCGTAAGGCAAGACCAGGCGATCGCGCCATCCATAACCCAGAACAAACCTTACAAAGCGCCCGTGGAATTGAAGCCGGTCACATCTTCCAATTAGGTACTAAATATTCCCAAGCAATGGGTGCAACTTATACCAATGAACAGGGTGAAGAAAAGCCGCTATTTATGGGTTGTTTTGGTGTGGGTGTGTCGCGGTTAGCACAAGCTGCCGTAGAGCAATCTTACGACAAAGATGGGATTATTTGGCCAGTTGCGATCGCACCCTACCACGCGATCGTCACAATTCCTAACATTAAGGATGCTCAACAAGTCGAAATCGCCCAAAAACTTTACACCCAACTCAATCAAGCGGGAATTGAAACCTTACTAGATGACCGCGATGAACGGGCGGGAGTGAAATTTAAAGATGCTGACTTGATTGGTATCCCTTACAGAATTGTAACCGGACGAGCGATCGCTAATGGCAAAGTCGAAGTTGTAGAAAGAGCCACCCGTAAATCTCAAGAAATTGTCATTGATGAAGTTACAGCGACACTCAAACAGTGGATTACGGAAGCAATAAAGGGTAAAGATTAA
- the murB gene encoding UDP-N-acetylmuramate dehydrogenase — MTISQAVGNVCTVSALNTKKHQTANSVDSEVIYLPNTDCAIKSQACLSAFTSYRVGGAADLYVAPRNLEALQASLKYAKERDLKVTTLGAGSNLLVSDGGISGLVIATRHLRFNNFDPQTGQLTVAAGESIPSLAWAAAELGWQGLEWAVGIPGTAGGAVVMNAGAHNSCIADMLVSAEVLSPDGTLETLTPEQLGYNYRTSLLQGGDRIVTQATLQLAPGADPAKVVAITKEHKKHRLSTQPYNFPSCGSVFRNPKPYSAGWLIEQTGLKGYQIGGAQVALLHANFIVNRGGAKASDIFCLIRHIQHQVQERWSINLEPEVKMLGEFQGACG, encoded by the coding sequence ATGACCATTTCCCAGGCAGTTGGAAACGTCTGCACAGTTTCTGCTTTGAATACAAAGAAACATCAAACGGCTAATTCGGTGGATAGTGAAGTAATTTACTTACCAAATACTGATTGTGCGATCAAGTCCCAGGCTTGCTTGTCAGCGTTTACTTCCTATAGGGTTGGAGGAGCAGCTGATTTGTATGTTGCTCCCCGAAACTTAGAAGCACTGCAAGCCAGTCTGAAATACGCAAAAGAACGTGATTTAAAGGTGACAACACTGGGAGCCGGTTCTAACCTCCTGGTAAGCGATGGTGGTATATCAGGCTTAGTCATTGCGACTCGTCATCTCCGCTTCAACAACTTCGACCCCCAAACCGGTCAATTAACCGTTGCTGCCGGAGAATCAATTCCTAGCTTGGCATGGGCGGCAGCAGAATTAGGGTGGCAAGGATTGGAGTGGGCTGTTGGTATCCCCGGAACAGCCGGTGGTGCTGTGGTGATGAATGCAGGGGCACATAATAGCTGTATCGCAGATATGTTAGTTAGTGCCGAGGTACTTTCACCCGATGGGACGCTGGAGACTCTTACCCCGGAACAGTTAGGTTATAACTACCGGACTTCATTATTGCAAGGTGGCGATCGCATAGTCACCCAAGCCACCTTACAACTCGCGCCAGGTGCAGACCCAGCAAAAGTTGTGGCAATCACCAAAGAACACAAAAAGCATCGGTTAAGTACCCAACCATACAACTTCCCCAGTTGTGGGAGTGTGTTCCGCAATCCCAAACCTTACAGTGCTGGCTGGTTAATTGAACAAACTGGCCTCAAAGGCTACCAAATTGGTGGAGCGCAAGTAGCACTACTCCATGCTAATTTCATCGTTAATCGGGGTGGGGCAAAAGCTAGTGACATCTTCTGTCTTATTCGCCACATTCAACATCAGGTACAAGAACGTTGGTCTATTAATTTAGAGCCAGAAGTCAAAATGCTCGGAGAGTTTCAAGGTGCTTGTGGATAG
- the thiL gene encoding thiamine-phosphate kinase, with protein sequence MNSELSSQQVKDIGEQGLLERLQRFCPPEIIGDDAAVLETASGQPLVVTTDVLVDGVHFSNLTTSPEDAGWRAAAANLSDLAAMGASPLGITVGLGLPGELRVSWVERLYQGMTECLQKYNTPIVGGDVVRSPVTTLAITAFGQVNPSQIIRRSAAVAGDAIVVTGIHGASHAGLELLLHPELGQDLKDTERMALIRSHQRPQPRLDVLPILWEILTPNSRLLIAGMDSSDGLADAIIQICRASGVGAVLERRQISMPAPFEDWLTPEQTLAYALYGGEDFELVLCLPQESALALVQHLGQGAAIVGSITSGSTVLLHDEQKKFPDQVLSLSQGFQHFAQ encoded by the coding sequence GTGAATAGTGAATTATCTTCTCAACAAGTAAAAGATATTGGCGAACAAGGACTTTTAGAAAGATTACAGCGCTTCTGTCCTCCAGAAATTATCGGCGATGATGCAGCAGTACTTGAGACTGCATCAGGACAACCTTTAGTAGTGACTACAGATGTGCTGGTTGATGGCGTACATTTTAGCAACCTCACCACTTCCCCAGAAGATGCTGGTTGGCGAGCTGCTGCTGCCAATTTATCAGATTTAGCAGCAATGGGCGCTTCCCCATTGGGAATCACTGTCGGGTTGGGACTACCTGGTGAACTTAGGGTAAGTTGGGTTGAGCGATTGTACCAGGGAATGACAGAATGCCTGCAAAAATACAATACCCCAATTGTTGGGGGTGATGTGGTGCGATCGCCTGTGACAACTTTGGCAATTACCGCTTTTGGTCAAGTTAACCCCAGTCAAATTATCCGCCGTTCTGCTGCTGTAGCGGGAGATGCGATCGTTGTTACAGGCATTCATGGAGCTTCCCACGCTGGCTTAGAACTGCTCTTACACCCCGAATTAGGACAAGACCTCAAAGATACAGAACGCATGGCTCTAATCCGCTCACACCAGCGCCCACAGCCACGATTAGATGTGTTACCAATCCTCTGGGAAATCTTAACTCCTAACTCTCGACTCCTCATTGCCGGTATGGATAGCAGCGATGGTTTGGCAGATGCAATTATTCAAATTTGCCGCGCCAGTGGTGTTGGCGCTGTCTTAGAACGCAGACAAATTTCTATGCCAGCACCTTTTGAGGATTGGCTGACACCAGAGCAAACACTAGCTTATGCTCTATACGGTGGCGAAGACTTTGAATTAGTGCTTTGCTTACCACAAGAGTCAGCATTAGCATTAGTACAACATCTTGGTCAAGGTGCTGCGATCGTAGGCAGCATTACATCAGGATCAACAGTACTATTGCACGATGAACAAAAAAAATTCCCTGACCAAGTTCTGAGCCTTAGCCAGGGATTTCAACACTTTGCTCAATAG
- a CDS encoding peptidylprolyl isomerase: protein MLNLLKSWLKNSLMAILLVTIFLGITTAGWTPSSSAALPAGNAITDGKALLRYALPIDNKPVRQLQASLEDISAQLRANRRWGAISKDISKASRILDKPSQILTSVPAERQPQAEAWITELKSGVGKLEELANSKDKEQILQERGKLLNLVTQIEESMVKEFPFEVPAQYSNLPQLKGHATVEIKTNKGDLTVVVDGYSAPITAGNFVDLVQKGFYNNLEFTRSEESYFLQTGDPAGKDVGYIDPKTGKYRAIPLEVLVQGDKAPTYGITLEEAGRYVDMPVLPFSAFGAVVMARPESEVNGGSSQFFFFLFDPELTPAGRNLLDGRYAVFGYLTEGREVLDKLKAGDKIESAKVVQGIDNLVEPQAA from the coding sequence ATGCTTAACTTATTAAAATCCTGGCTGAAGAACAGCCTAATGGCAATACTGCTGGTAACAATATTTTTAGGCATAACTACAGCTGGGTGGACTCCCTCCAGTAGTGCCGCGCTGCCAGCCGGCAACGCAATCACCGACGGCAAGGCTTTGTTGCGGTATGCACTCCCGATAGATAACAAACCTGTACGGCAACTACAAGCCAGTTTAGAGGACATCTCAGCCCAACTGCGAGCAAATCGGCGATGGGGTGCTATTTCCAAGGACATCAGCAAAGCATCCCGTATTCTCGATAAACCCTCCCAAATCTTAACAAGCGTTCCCGCAGAACGCCAACCCCAAGCTGAAGCTTGGATTACCGAGTTAAAATCTGGGGTGGGTAAATTAGAAGAATTGGCGAACAGCAAAGATAAAGAACAAATTCTACAAGAAAGAGGCAAACTTCTGAATCTCGTCACTCAGATAGAAGAGTCAATGGTGAAAGAATTCCCCTTTGAAGTACCTGCCCAGTACAGCAACCTGCCACAACTTAAAGGTCATGCCACTGTAGAAATCAAAACCAACAAAGGCGATTTGACCGTTGTAGTAGATGGTTATAGCGCCCCTATCACTGCTGGTAATTTTGTCGATTTGGTACAGAAGGGTTTTTATAATAACTTAGAATTTACCCGTTCTGAAGAATCTTACTTTCTGCAAACTGGAGATCCTGCGGGGAAAGACGTGGGTTACATCGATCCCAAGACGGGCAAATATCGCGCTATTCCCTTAGAAGTCTTAGTTCAAGGTGATAAAGCACCTACTTATGGTATTACTCTAGAAGAAGCTGGTCGTTACGTTGATATGCCAGTTCTACCTTTCTCTGCTTTTGGTGCAGTCGTGATGGCTCGTCCCGAAAGTGAAGTAAATGGTGGTTCATCACAATTCTTCTTCTTTTTGTTTGACCCAGAACTCACCCCCGCCGGACGCAACCTATTGGATGGTCGTTATGCCGTTTTTGGCTATCTCACCGAAGGCAGAGAAGTTTTGGATAAACTGAAAGCAGGTGACAAAATTGAATCGGCAAAAGTCGTTCAAGGAATAGATAATCTGGTTGAGCCGCAAGCTGCATAA
- a CDS encoding GerMN domain-containing protein — translation MKDQQGSNRISSGAIAAVSAVVVAVGGGVAWFTSHSSNTPTPPNPSERIVQPAQPSTRQPVANEKTPNVYWLTPKDKSVALVPQPVKVASIRANQPLEAAFQSLLAGPTTEATGSTTIPKGTKLLGLKSENNEVHVNLSEDFTSGGGSTSMMGRVGQVVYTATTLNPKAKVYIDVNGKPLDVLGGEGLELEQPLTRESFDKNYQL, via the coding sequence ATGAAAGACCAACAAGGATCTAATCGTATTTCTTCAGGCGCAATTGCCGCCGTCTCAGCAGTGGTTGTAGCGGTGGGTGGCGGTGTGGCTTGGTTTACTTCCCACTCCAGCAATACTCCCACACCGCCAAACCCCTCTGAGCGCATCGTTCAACCAGCACAGCCATCAACTAGGCAGCCAGTTGCTAATGAAAAAACCCCCAATGTTTATTGGCTCACACCAAAAGACAAAAGTGTTGCTTTAGTTCCCCAGCCTGTTAAAGTCGCTTCTATACGAGCCAACCAGCCTTTAGAAGCCGCTTTCCAAAGTTTGTTAGCAGGGCCAACAACAGAAGCGACTGGTTCCACAACTATCCCCAAAGGAACCAAACTTTTGGGGCTGAAATCAGAAAATAACGAAGTTCACGTTAATTTATCAGAAGATTTTACCAGTGGTGGCGGTAGCACATCAATGATGGGTCGCGTGGGACAAGTTGTTTATACTGCGACAACTTTAAATCCCAAAGCCAAGGTGTACATTGACGTGAACGGCAAACCATTAGATGTTTTAGGTGGTGAAGGTTTAGAGTTAGAACAGCCACTAACTCGTGAAAGTTTTGATAAAAATTATCAGCTTTAG
- the murC gene encoding UDP-N-acetylmuramate--L-alanine ligase: MTNSVDFSGRPFHFIGIGGIGMSALAYVLAKRQFPVSGSDLRPNHITHKLESIGAHIFGRQEASNLEFFRPQVLNSQEQLTADTKSKLPQVICSTAINTNNLEYKAALELGCPVLHRSDVLAALIADYYSIAVAGTHGKTTTSSMIGYMLLEAGLDPTILVGGEVNAWEGNARLGESKYLVAEADESDGSLVKHAPEIGIITNIELDHPDHYDTLEEVIDTFQTFAKGCKTLIGSIDCATVRDRLQPTISYSLHSDTDADYTVTNIDYRADGTTALVWEKGKALGVLKLRLLSRHNLSNALAAVAVGRVLGLEFGAIAKGIATFEGARRRFELRGEVDGITFIDDYAHHPSEIRVTLAAARLQARPGQRVVAIFQPHRYSRTLTFLKEFSESFTHADLVVLTDIYSAGEPNLGQITGEDLAAEIAKHHSQVVYQPTLPSVHECLLKTLRPGDLALFLGAGNLNQVIPEIITALCEPAKATS, from the coding sequence ATGACTAATTCTGTAGATTTTAGTGGTAGACCATTTCATTTTATTGGCATCGGCGGCATAGGTATGTCTGCTCTGGCATACGTTCTCGCCAAGCGTCAATTTCCAGTATCAGGTTCGGATCTTCGTCCAAACCATATTACGCACAAATTGGAATCTATCGGCGCTCATATTTTTGGTAGACAAGAGGCAAGCAATCTCGAATTCTTTCGCCCTCAAGTATTAAATTCACAAGAACAATTAACTGCTGATACTAAGTCAAAACTACCTCAAGTCATTTGTTCAACAGCAATTAACACTAATAATTTAGAATACAAAGCAGCGCTAGAATTAGGTTGCCCAGTTTTGCATCGTTCAGATGTACTAGCCGCTTTAATTGCCGATTACTACAGTATTGCAGTAGCAGGAACACACGGCAAAACTACAACTAGTAGCATGATTGGTTATATGCTGCTGGAAGCAGGTCTAGACCCAACGATTTTAGTTGGTGGCGAAGTCAATGCTTGGGAAGGTAATGCTCGATTGGGAGAAAGCAAATATTTGGTAGCCGAAGCAGATGAATCTGATGGTTCTTTGGTAAAACACGCTCCAGAAATTGGCATCATCACCAATATTGAACTCGATCATCCTGACCATTACGATACATTAGAAGAAGTCATTGACACCTTCCAGACATTTGCTAAGGGTTGCAAAACTTTAATCGGTAGTATTGACTGTGCAACAGTGCGCGATCGCTTACAACCCACAATCAGCTACAGTTTACACTCAGATACTGACGCTGACTACACCGTCACGAATATTGATTATCGGGCTGATGGCACCACCGCTCTAGTTTGGGAAAAAGGCAAAGCCTTGGGCGTGTTAAAGTTGCGGCTGCTCAGTCGGCATAATCTCAGCAATGCTCTGGCAGCAGTTGCTGTTGGTCGCGTTTTGGGCTTAGAATTTGGAGCGATCGCTAAAGGTATCGCCACCTTTGAAGGAGCAAGACGACGCTTTGAACTCCGGGGTGAAGTTGATGGTATTACCTTCATTGATGACTATGCTCATCATCCTAGTGAAATTCGCGTTACTCTCGCCGCAGCCCGTTTACAGGCAAGACCAGGGCAAAGAGTGGTTGCGATCTTCCAGCCCCATCGCTATAGTCGGACACTGACCTTTTTAAAAGAATTTTCCGAGTCCTTTACCCATGCTGATTTGGTTGTGCTGACTGATATTTACAGTGCAGGCGAACCCAATTTAGGGCAAATTACTGGTGAAGATTTAGCGGCAGAAATTGCTAAACACCATTCGCAGGTAGTTTATCAACCAACTTTACCCTCAGTGCATGAGTGCTTGTTAAAAACATTACGCCCAGGAGACTTAGCGCTGTTTTTAGGGGCTGGAAACTTGAATCAGGTGATTCCTGAAATAATTACCGCACTTTGCGAACCAGCTAAAGCCACATCTTAA
- a CDS encoding YbaB/EbfC family nucleoid-associated protein, giving the protein MTGKGQGFGFGLGKMKELAEAFKKAQQVQEGAKRLQEELEQMEILGESGGGLVKVIVSGNQEPKRVEISPDALGEGAEVLSDLVTVAMKEAYNKSTATMRERMEELTSGLELPGF; this is encoded by the coding sequence ATGACAGGTAAAGGACAAGGATTCGGCTTTGGCTTAGGAAAAATGAAGGAACTGGCCGAAGCTTTTAAGAAAGCACAGCAAGTTCAAGAAGGTGCAAAGCGACTCCAAGAAGAATTGGAGCAAATGGAGATTCTAGGAGAATCTGGCGGTGGTCTGGTGAAGGTGATTGTCAGTGGGAACCAAGAACCCAAACGGGTAGAAATTTCTCCAGATGCTCTAGGGGAAGGTGCAGAAGTACTTTCCGATCTCGTGACAGTGGCAATGAAAGAAGCCTACAACAAGTCCACAGCAACAATGCGGGAACGCATGGAAGAATTAACCAGTGGGTTGGAGTTACCTGGATTTTAG
- the efp gene encoding elongation factor P yields the protein MISSNDFRPGVSIVLDGSVWRVLEFLHVKPGKGSAFVRTKLKNVQSGSVMEKTFRAGESVPQATLEKSTMQHTYKEGDEFVFMDMETYEEGRLTKAQIGDRVKYLKEGMEAEVIKWGDQVLGVELPKSVVLEIVQTDPGLKGDTATGGSKPATLETGAIVMVPLFISQGERIKVDTQEDKYISRE from the coding sequence ATGATCTCCAGTAACGACTTTCGACCCGGTGTTTCAATTGTATTGGATGGGTCTGTATGGCGAGTGCTTGAATTCCTACACGTCAAGCCAGGTAAAGGTTCTGCCTTTGTCCGAACTAAGTTAAAAAATGTCCAGAGTGGGAGCGTGATGGAAAAAACGTTCCGAGCTGGGGAAAGTGTGCCCCAAGCTACTCTAGAAAAAAGCACGATGCAGCATACCTATAAAGAGGGCGATGAGTTCGTCTTTATGGATATGGAAACCTACGAAGAAGGCAGATTGACTAAGGCACAAATTGGCGATCGCGTCAAATACCTGAAGGAAGGTATGGAAGCTGAAGTTATTAAGTGGGGCGACCAGGTGCTGGGAGTAGAATTGCCTAAATCTGTGGTTCTGGAAATTGTACAAACAGATCCAGGTTTAAAAGGTGACACTGCTACCGGTGGCTCAAAACCAGCAACTCTGGAAACTGGTGCAATTGTGATGGTTCCTTTGTTTATTTCTCAAGGAGAACGCATCAAAGTTGATACCCAAGAAGATAAGTATATCAGCAGGGAATAA
- a CDS encoding type I glyceraldehyde-3-phosphate dehydrogenase yields the protein MIRVAINGFGRIGRNFARCWVGRENSQIDLVAINDTSDPRTNAHLLKYDSMLGKIKGAEISADDNSIIVNGKTIKCVSDRNPEKLPWRDWGIDLIIEATGVFTSKEGALKHVNAGAKKVLITAPGKNEDGTFVIGVNHHDYDHNIHNIISNASCTTNCLAPIAKVLNDKFGIIKGTMTTTHSYTGDQRLLDASHRDLRRARAAAINIVPTSTGAAKAVALVIPELKGKLNGVALRVPTPNVSMVDFVVQVEKRTITEEVNQALKDAAEGPLKGILDYSELELVSSDYQGCDASSIVDANLTFVLGNDLVKVMAWYDNEWGYSQRVLDLAELVAEKWQ from the coding sequence GTGATTAGAGTTGCAATCAACGGTTTCGGGCGGATTGGACGTAACTTTGCGCGTTGCTGGGTGGGTAGAGAGAATAGCCAAATCGATCTTGTCGCTATTAATGACACGTCAGACCCTAGAACCAATGCTCACCTGCTGAAGTATGATTCGATGCTAGGCAAGATCAAAGGTGCTGAGATTAGTGCCGATGATAACTCTATCATCGTGAACGGTAAGACCATTAAATGCGTATCCGATCGCAACCCAGAAAAGTTGCCCTGGAGAGATTGGGGAATTGACCTAATTATCGAAGCAACAGGCGTATTTACTAGCAAAGAAGGAGCGCTGAAGCATGTGAATGCTGGAGCCAAGAAAGTTCTGATTACCGCTCCTGGTAAAAACGAGGATGGCACTTTTGTGATTGGTGTGAATCATCATGATTATGACCACAATATACACAACATTATCAGTAACGCTAGCTGTACTACCAACTGCTTGGCACCTATTGCCAAGGTGTTGAACGATAAGTTCGGCATCATTAAAGGTACGATGACCACCACCCACAGCTATACAGGCGACCAGCGTTTGCTAGACGCTTCTCACCGGGATTTGCGACGGGCGAGGGCCGCAGCGATAAACATTGTACCCACCTCTACTGGTGCAGCAAAAGCAGTGGCGCTGGTTATCCCAGAGTTGAAAGGCAAGCTTAATGGCGTTGCCTTGCGCGTACCAACCCCGAACGTCTCAATGGTAGATTTCGTAGTTCAGGTTGAAAAGCGTACTATTACTGAAGAAGTTAACCAAGCTCTCAAAGATGCTGCTGAGGGCCCACTTAAAGGCATTTTGGACTATAGCGAACTAGAACTAGTATCTTCCGATTATCAAGGTTGTGATGCTTCTTCGATTGTCGATGCGAACTTGACTTTTGTGTTGGGTAATGACTTGGTAAAAGTTATGGCGTGGTATGACAACGAGTGGGGTTACAGCCAACGAGTTTTGGATTTGGCAGAATTGGTAGCCGAGAAGTGGCAATAA
- a CDS encoding ArsR/SmtB family transcription factor, which produces MKQTLPLPPEVVQQVAEYFSLLSEPMRLRLLHLLRDEEKCVQELVEATQTSQANVSKHLKVMWQAGILSRRSEGTCAYYRVEDEMIFDLCNRVCDRLATRLEEQARNFRVLNSKR; this is translated from the coding sequence ATGAAACAAACGTTGCCTTTACCGCCAGAAGTGGTGCAACAAGTAGCTGAATACTTCAGCCTGTTAAGTGAGCCGATGCGCTTGCGGCTGCTCCACTTATTACGGGATGAAGAAAAATGCGTGCAAGAGTTGGTAGAGGCAACACAGACTTCTCAGGCAAATGTGTCAAAACACCTGAAGGTAATGTGGCAAGCAGGTATCCTTAGCCGCCGCAGTGAAGGAACTTGCGCCTATTACCGGGTGGAAGATGAAATGATTTTTGATTTGTGTAATCGGGTTTGCGATCGCCTTGCCACAAGGTTAGAGGAGCAAGCCCGTAATTTTCGTGTATTAAATAGTAAACGGTAG
- the nadD gene encoding nicotinate (nicotinamide) nucleotide adenylyltransferase has translation MQKLAIFGGTFDPIHWGHLLVAETAMQEVSLEKVIWVPSLSPPHKEAALFEHRVKMLQLAIEENPAFTVSLVEANRSGTSYAINTLIDLSAFYPNTHWYWIVGLDTFQTLPRWYRGHELAQMCDWLIAPRLLGGETITQSKLICKQVEQQLREQSHTIYWQLLNIPIVGVSSSLIRKLCRERQSIRYLVPESVRSYITNNNFYSNKSE, from the coding sequence ATGCAAAAACTAGCAATTTTTGGTGGCACATTCGATCCAATTCATTGGGGACACCTGCTCGTAGCCGAGACAGCAATGCAAGAAGTATCCCTTGAAAAGGTAATTTGGGTGCCATCCCTAAGTCCTCCTCACAAAGAAGCAGCTTTGTTTGAGCATCGCGTCAAAATGCTGCAATTAGCCATAGAAGAGAACCCAGCGTTTACTGTCTCACTAGTGGAGGCAAATCGCTCTGGGACTTCTTATGCCATTAACACCCTGATTGACTTATCTGCTTTTTACCCAAATACTCACTGGTACTGGATTGTGGGCTTGGATACTTTCCAAACCTTACCTCGTTGGTACCGTGGACACGAACTAGCACAAATGTGTGATTGGTTAATCGCACCCCGACTGCTAGGTGGTGAGACTATAACTCAAAGCAAATTAATCTGCAAGCAAGTGGAGCAACAACTGAGAGAGCAGTCACACACCATTTACTGGCAACTCTTGAATATACCAATAGTCGGAGTTTCGTCAAGTCTAATTCGCAAATTGTGCCGCGAACGCCAGTCAATTCGTTATTTAGTCCCGGAATCGGTCAGATCATATATCACTAACAACAATTTCTACTCGAACAAATCTGAATAA
- the accB gene encoding acetyl-CoA carboxylase biotin carboxyl carrier protein, whose translation MPLDFNEIRQLLATIAQTDIAEVTLKSDDFELTVRKAVSVSNQMLSVGQPTFGGVVGSGLASGSSGGNQTNTSQVTEVSTSRVFENTGSSTQLQVSVNPPSTIDQRLVEVPSPMVGTFYRAPAPGEAAFVEVGDRIRKGQTVCIIEAMKLMNEIEAEVSGQVMEILLQNGDAVEYGQPLMRINPD comes from the coding sequence GTGCCATTGGACTTTAATGAAATCCGCCAACTATTGGCAACTATCGCACAAACAGATATTGCAGAAGTCACGCTCAAAAGCGATGATTTTGAACTAACAGTCCGTAAGGCTGTAAGCGTCAGCAATCAGATGTTGTCGGTAGGTCAACCTACCTTCGGCGGTGTGGTAGGTTCGGGCTTGGCATCGGGTTCATCTGGAGGAAACCAGACGAACACGAGTCAGGTAACGGAGGTGTCCACATCTCGCGTGTTTGAGAATACTGGTAGTAGCACACAATTGCAGGTATCAGTAAATCCTCCCTCAACCATTGACCAGAGATTAGTGGAAGTGCCTTCCCCAATGGTGGGAACGTTTTATCGCGCTCCTGCACCTGGGGAAGCGGCATTTGTGGAAGTGGGCGATCGCATCCGCAAGGGTCAAACAGTCTGTATCATTGAAGCCATGAAGCTGATGAATGAAATCGAAGCCGAAGTCTCTGGACAGGTGATGGAAATTCTTCTCCAAAATGGCGACGCTGTAGAATATGGTCAACCTTTGATGCGAATTAACCCCGATTAA